One genomic segment of Fundulus heteroclitus isolate FHET01 chromosome 10, MU-UCD_Fhet_4.1, whole genome shotgun sequence includes these proteins:
- the tvp23b gene encoding Golgi apparatus membrane protein TVP23 homolog B, with translation MLTGDTHDEEVSLFDAEEDAGKISKKVVKHPVASFFHLFFRVSATIVYLLCEFISGSFIASMVTIILLLSCDFWTVKNITGRLLVGLRWWNQVDDDGQSRWVFESRKGTGKQQTSDSESRIFWLGLIACPVVWGIFAFSTLFSFRIKWMPVVIMGLTLQGANLYGYVRCKVGGKTSLKNMATNYFGQQFLKQALSKEEQS, from the exons ATGCTAACAGGA GATACACATGATGAAGAAGTGTCTCTGTTTGATGCCGAGGAGGATGCAGGGAAAATATCAAAGAAGGTTGTCAA GCATCCAGTGGCGTCCTTCTTCCACCTCTTCTTCCGAGTCAGCGCCACGATCGTCTATCTGCTCTGTGAGTTCATCAGCGGCAGTTTCATCGCCTCCATGGTCACAATCATCCTGCTGCTCTCATGTGACTTCTGGACTGTAAAG AACATCACGGGGAGGTTGTTGGTTGGTCTGCGgtggtggaaccaggtggacgACGACGGACAGAGCCGCTGGGTGTTTGAGTCGCGGAAG GGTACTGGGAAGCAGCAAACATCGGACTCGGAGTCCCGAATCTTCTGGCTCGGACTGATAGCTTGCCCCGTTGTCTGGGGCATCTTCGCCTTTAGCACACTGTTCTCATTCCGGATTAAATGGATG CCTGTCGTGATCATGGGTTTGACGTTGCAAGGAGCCAATCTGTATGGATATGTGCGGTGTAAAGTGGGAGGAAAGACCAGCCTAAAAAACATGGCCACAAATTATTTTGGCCAGCAGTTCCTGAAACAG GCGCTGTCTAAAGAAGAGCAGTCGTAG